One Drosophila subpulchrella strain 33 F10 #4 breed RU33 chromosome 2R, RU_Dsub_v1.1 Primary Assembly, whole genome shotgun sequence genomic window, TTTTATCTGTGTTTGTGGGTGGGAACGTCCGATGAAGTGCTAACAGCAACAGCTGTGACACTTGATAATTGGGATTGTCAAGAGAAACACTCACACATGGCGGCTACAATAAAAGCAATAAAAACAGAACTTTAATCATTAAACGTAGCACAGCGAGGGAGGAACAAATAGGGAAAGATTGAAACGAGGAAAGATTGCCAATTTTTAGAGCAAACAATCGCAATCAACTTTTGCATAATTGACAGCGTTGAGGAATCTGTGATGAGCACGTGCCTCTGTCGAAATCGGTCTTAATAATTATCGCCGGATATGACAtgattgaaaataaatttagagTGAAAATAGAGTTCGTTATATGGTATGGCATgattaaaaatacatataaaatgACAAGGGGagtaatataatattatgGAAATTACAGTTTTTCAAACACCGGGATATATGTATGATTGGTCTCGTTAGATTTTAGTTAGTCTTAAACGTCCTTATCAAAGGTTTAAGGGCATAAATACTCACAATATCTAAATTTTTAATAGATTGAAACAGTCGGTCAGTAGCACTTAAATGCAGATAAGCAAATCCAATCAGCTTCCCTCGTTCGGGAGAATCGTTTGTTGACTGTAACGAAATTAAGTTTCCTTGATAACAACACAGCTGTTCGACAACTTCAAGGTCCAACGGTGCTTACTTATCTTATTTTTGCATTGCCCATCCAttaaatgtacattgtacacaTGCAAATGTACTGACTGTATATTGCATGGGCATACTGTATGTTAGTAAAACATCAGTATGTTTGGACCcttgtacatatatgtacctATAGGTAGGTACTTATGTATACAGCCGAATAGCCCGTGGCTTATCTCCCTTAAGCGCATTTGCCAATAATTTACTATTATCAATGGAAAAAATTTAGGTACATAATAAGCACCATTCTCATATGAgaattatgattatttgtATAAACCTGGGGAACAGCAGAAGCAACGATAAGAAAAAGTGTGAGCAAAGTATCTAAAAACGAACCATAGCCTAGTTTAAActaaatgttttatataaataacatttattgatttatttctTTGCTGGAGTCCTACGCTCTTTTGATCGCTTTCACGTGttgttttaaattgaatttcagTTTGCTTTTTATGTGGAATGTGTTTGCACTCAATTGGCAAGTTttagtttaattaaatttttcgcTGTTGCCTTGGCAACTGTTTTAATGCTCCAATTGATGCAATTAAGCAGCAGCCATGCAGCGCAGCCACTTTATATCTCTCGTATATTCCAGGCAGAGAAAATCAAGGCAAATCTGTTTGGAAAAACtttataacatttaaaaatataatacaaaaatcAATAGGGGAGAACGAAAAAAACAGACTCCCgatagaaaaaacaaaattttttaagtggtttttaatttgttcttGTGTATTTCTAATTAAAAACACTATCAACAATAGTAAATATTAGAACTTTAAAATGTGGAAGATGCGATcgttatttgttttatatttcgtTATAAAGTGTTTTTGATTGATCTCAGATGTTTTTAAAAGTTAATAAATTTCACAGTGTTGGCTTACAAATTAGAATACCTCAATACCATGACCTGAAGTCATAGTAAATCTCGAGCAACTTAATGCAAAAACCCAAAGCCAGGAGACCATTACGGGTCTTTCGCTTGCTTGGAAAAATCGCATAACAATTTTTCTTAGCAATTTGGTTTTGCATAGTTGCATCAAATGGTATTGGTTGCAGTTTTTATAGTgcaatatcttccaaacgctAATTTTTATGACAAACAGTTTGATAAATCAAATCTTGATAAGATGTATTTGTCTTGTTGAAGCTATATAGTTTTTAGTAGGAATACAGATAGGCTactcaccgctttttctcccttACCAATTGACATTTTCAAAGATACCTTTTaatttttgcgatacctttggATTGGCGTATTGTTATGATCGGACCAGTCGCCTTCGCACActctccttgtgtgcttcgtCACAACGTTTACTGCCTTCCACAGTGATATTTCGTCATTTAACATCATACCTGTTGTATGTTAAAAGTGCGATCGTCACAAAATGTTTAGTCCTAGGGAGATGTTTTTGCTTGATCcattattttattgattttgttGACAATTGAACTATTTCCTGCTTCAGAGCAACTCATTTTCAGAATTTCTCTCGGTGCAGCCCTATGCTCTCCCTATCTCTTTCTAAGCCTCTCTTTCGTCCCGCTCACATTTGTTGATTGATCTTTCGCTATGGGCAAATATTTGAGCTGCCGTCTGAGCGTTGCCTCTTGGCCAACAGACCGAAAACATGTTTGAACATCCAACACGCGTCGGACCGAAACAAACGGGCGGAAGCGGGACGGAGATAGTGGGCGAGCGAGATGGTAGATGCAATcgtttaacaatttttatttacctTTTCATTAACAATTTCGCGGCTTTTTGCTGCTCGCATTTTGTTGTCTGcggtttttataaaaatttcgTGTGTTTACAAAACCCACAAAATCATGCGCACTAAATCTAAGGTCGTCGTATTCTTTGATAACTATTTCCCCGTTCTTATTTGTCCGCCTGTGATAGTAGTAAAAGTATGTTGGCTTTCTTCCTCTTTCCGCAGCAGCAAGGGAGCCCAGACAATGTACACACATTGGCACCCCGATGATAACCGAAAATGTTATCAGGTGGCTTGGTTCTTCTGCGATTCTTTATCATCGCAAGAAAAGTAAATTCGCAACTCAGTCACGTGCGCCTGCCATCTCGCTCCAACTCGCACGCCCACACCCACACCCTCAATAGAGTGGGTGGTGGGAGGAAGTGGACGGGTGGTTGGGTGGGGGTGCGAGGGAGACGGAGGACAAACAGCACGCGCCATGTAAATGCTCCCTAAATGCTAAACTCCTCACACTCGCAGGGCTTTCGACTGTTTAGTTTTTGATTTGACTTTGCAGGCGATagcaaaacaaataataaatcaaCAAACCCTCGAGTGTTTCCTCCGCATAAACAGTCAAGCTTCCATACAAagaacttttatcattttcgCGACCTTATCTAGAGATCCAGCATGCGGgaatagtaggaaaaactgttACTTTGTTGTTAAccaatttcaaaataattatacCTTTTTGTCTCATGGTCAATCTATTGCAAATTttaaccagtttaaaaataatatttcccTAATGCCAGAACTAACTTCTGTGGGGATACCTTCTCTATAAGTTCGGAAACCCTTTATTCTACCTCTTAGGATAAcccttttttaaatattttttggggACTATGTTtacaaaacatttattttcacCATCATCCTTAccatttttgaattaagttGTATTTCATTTAGATTTTCTTAAGGTCGAGTTCTTTTTGTTTATCTTCAAGTTTTAGTTATCGAGGTACCACCGTATTTCCTTAAAAAATTTTGCGGTTTCTATTGAAACCTGATTAGCGCGCCAAACTTTTGACCGCCTCTTGAGGTTGTTGTTAGTTGTGGACTTTCCCTGGTGGCAGAAGTGCTGATTACAATTATTTAGCCACAAATGTGGTCTCCGTCCCCAACTCCAAGTGCCCCATTTCCATGGGCAATTAAGTAGGCCATGACATGAAAAGTGTAATTGTAGTAATCGATTTTCCACTTCCACTGAAAGTTGCCGCCACCGGttggaaaattttaaaatccaGCCAGGCCAAATAAAGTTTACTGACCCCAGGAGAAGACAAAAGGTGGTGCAGCAGCCACGAAGGGGGAGGGGGAAAGGTGAAAGCGAAGGAGGTCGCATATCGATTAAACACGCGGAAAGGGGAGGTGGGCGGGTGCGCTGGCAACACGTTTGATTACCGCGTGTAAATAACAACAACACGAAGACTGCAAAAGTTGCAAGGACTCTTTAGTTGGACGTTGTGCAACAATCACATGTTACAGAAGCCCCCATGGAAAACCCAAAGGCCGAAGAACAGACGCCACCGGTTCCAAAAGCCCAGGCACCGGAGAAACCCATTCGCAAGAGGAATCAAGTCAAAATTCAACCCAAAATCAGGACGCCTAAGAAAACACCCACCGCCATACTCTGCGAACTGACTCGTTTAAAGGCCCAGCAAAAATATCTCGAGTGTAATCAAGTCAAGCTAAACcctaataattttattattcacAATGATGAGGAAATTGATACAGATCCACAGCCAGGGGATGAAGGAGTTGCTTCGGATAACCCGGAAACTAGCCGAAATCCTCGTCCCACCAGCTCTTCCACTGCAGACCTTATAAGACTGATCAACGAAGCCGAACAGGAGAAACTCGTGCTCAATGAAAAGTTACTCCAATATCGCAATGCAAAGCGTGACGAACTCCAGGACATGTGGCACTTTGTGGGCACCATAAAGGAGGACGTCTTTCGGCCAGAACGTCTTAGCCAGTATACAGTTAATGCTCTGAGGGAAAAAATCATTGGCGTAAATGCCCAATTGAATCGATTAGCCGATCAAAACTCTAAGGAACTTGAAGAGTTGAAAGAGCAGTACGAGAAATTGGATCGGGAGAATAAGATCTTATGGAAAAGCGGTATTTAGGTTAGAGCTTAAACATTTTCTATCACTTTCATAAATATCTTTTGATTAAATCAGGTAAATTGTATAAACGTAAATTAGGTTTTAAATACACAATAtcataagaaataaaaattttgcaTACTTATATTCATTCGTATAATGTCATTTAAACAACATATAAGGaaaaaaactatttataataaataatcttTAGGGTTGCTTTAGGTTAGACTGTGAAATAGTCTTAGTACTGAAGAAATGACTCTTTAAGTGAAAAGTACATTAAGATTGCCATGAATTACGATTTGctgacaaatattttaaaattcctgACATTGTTTCAGGGCTCTTACTTAATGGCCGACACTCGTAATCAACAACATTCTAGACCTTGCCTTGAGCTTGCCTTTTAAATCAATAGGACCTTTGATACGATTCTTTTGCCTTCGGCTGAAGGATTCCTAAAAGGAGGCGACATTGGTAtttttgctttgactgttATAGTTGTTGGTATTTCTGGTTGCGattattttgaaatgtctCATTTGCGAGCAGGGCTTGAGGTTCATCGCATTCGCCGGCGACCAAAAGGAAAGGTCAAACGGCACGTGGCAATGGCATTTCTGTGCTTCGGCCCCCTCCGTTTTCCCTTTTATTCCGTTGTAAGCTGAAGTTCAGCCAGCTCACGTGGCGTTGGCGATTTCCAGGGCGTAAAATCAGTGCAGAATCAGCTTTTGTTTCATGCAATTATGTAAAAGTGTCAAACTCATCTCATTTTCCCATTCTCGCCGGTCACTATCTCTTTCGCTCGGTAgacattacgcatacgccgcaTTGCCTGGCAGCGAAAACACTTTTGTctttattataaacaaatagtTTGCATTGCCCACTTGTCTCAAGTTCAAAGTCTCACGGCTGAATTAATATAAATTGTGATTCAATTTGATTTATTGCATGGCGTTTGATTGAAGAAGATTCGGGGAACTGTCAGCACTGATTTTCAAACGAAAATGCCTTAAATTTGtatgcatttaaaaaaatatactcaGGAAGCAGAACCAACTGGCTTAAACTTTGAgcaaacaataacaaaaatgtttcAAGAAAGCGGTGGCGATTATGATGCTTTTGCCCATTGTCATCGAGCGAGACAGCAACAGCGCAGGGAAGATAGATAGGGACGGGGCGACTGAGTGAGTGTGCGCTCACTTGCGTTGCTAATTATTTAACATtgtgttaaattttttaaatgttttgcgAATacacaaaagcaaataaacaGCGGCGGCAACGTTGTCGGCGGCTGCGAACGAAAGTCGTGAGCAAAGAATGTTTTTGTCTTGTCTCCCTTGACCGCCATCGCCCCCCGGCGCCCCTCCCCCCTCCCCCGCCAGACGGCCCCCTTCCGCCCCGAAGCCATCATCTGTCCGCATCGCATATTCACATATCCGCAGAGATCCCGAGATCCGAACACGCGCACCATGTATGGCGCTGTCATcgtgtgttgctgctgctggtgttgctgctgctgctgctgctgttcatgttgctgctgtcgatgttgctgctgcagacTGTGCGCCAACAAACCACCCACATAGAGCCCTAGCAACAGCAACGCCTACAGTGGTCCATACTGATCAAAAACTTGGAGCACGGCAAATTCTTTATTCGAGAAAATACAATAATATGGTAGGAGTCAGTAATCCTACGATCTTTTGGATACAAATACAACGAATCTCTTAAAATTTTAGGCCAAATGTAATTCGATTGATTTCATACCATAATTAAAATTGTCAATTATATCACTTCCAGCGATCAATGAAGgaattaaacatttaattagactttacaaaaatgtaaaaccATCCACTAccgatttttatacccgttactcgtagagtaaaagggtatactagattcgtcggaaagtatgtaacaggcagaaggaagcgtttccgaccccataaagtatatatattcttggtcaggatcactagccgagtcgatctagccatgtccgtctgtccgtctgtctgtccggatgaacgctgagatcttggaaactatgagagctaggctattaagatttggcgagcagattcctgagcttcttacgcagcgcaagtttgtttcagtagagtgccacgcccactctaacgcccacaaaccgcccaaaactgtggcttctacagttttgatgctagagtaaaaatttaaactgaaatgaattgttctcatcaatacctatcgattgacccaaaaaaaagtttgccacgcccactctaacgcccacaaaccgcccacaaacttcaaaaaatcgtaaatatgaacgcggatatctcggaaactatcaaagatagagtattgggatttcagatttagattccgtagccttgtgcgcagcgcaagtttgttatgcaaatatgccacgcccactctaacgctcacaaaccgcccaagcctttggcgcccacaatttgtatgctagattaaaaattttatctgaaatgtattggtctcgtcaatgcctatcgattgatccaaaaaaaaatttgccacgcctaccctaacgcccacaatgcttaaatctgtcttccgccggtaggtggcgcatttaaatctcgctttgcagcttgcatatctccatttccctttggtccctttagctgagtaacgggtatctgatagtcgaggtactcgactatagcgttcttccttgtttttaattgtaaatttGAAGAGCATTGTTATCCTTGATGGCCAAAATCGGTTTCTCAGAACTCTAGATGAAAAcaagctaaagggacaaaagggagaTGCAGATATACAGCCTGCAAAGCGAAATTGTAATGCGCCatctacccgcgatctcaatatatggttatgtgggcggcggacagatttaagcgatatgggcgGATGGTGGGCTTAAAATGGGCGTGTCAAACTTATTTTTAGGTcaatagataggtattgacgagacaaatgcatttcagttacaaCTTTTTTTTCTAGAATGAGAACTGTGGGCGCCTctgttttgggcggtttgtgggcgttagaggggacgtggcacactgacgaatcaaacttgcgctgcgcaggaatctctagaaGCGACGTGCCTTATCCCAGTATtacagcttttatagtttccgagatcacagcgttcatacggaaaTA contains:
- the LOC119549152 gene encoding uncharacterized protein LOC119549152, encoding MENPKAEEQTPPVPKAQAPEKPIRKRNQVKIQPKIRTPKKTPTAILCELTRLKAQQKYLECNQVKLNPNNFIIHNDEEIDTDPQPGDEGVASDNPETSRNPRPTSSSTADLIRLINEAEQEKLVLNEKLLQYRNAKRDELQDMWHFVGTIKEDVFRPERLSQYTVNALREKIIGVNAQLNRLADQNSKELEELKEQYEKLDRENKILWKSGI